In Bufo gargarizans isolate SCDJY-AF-19 chromosome 5, ASM1485885v1, whole genome shotgun sequence, the following are encoded in one genomic region:
- the LOC122939300 gene encoding tigger transposable element-derived protein 1-like — MAPKKHSGKKKVRSSNEGDKNRNAGDNVQSGNTGDKNVQRKHGGKKKVQSSSKGDSKVVKKITIELKKEIIEKHDRGIRVTDLASEYKMAKSTISTILKNKAAIKGADVAKGVTMLTKQRTQVLEEVEKLLLVWLNEKQLAGDSVSEAMICEKARKLHSDLLQRSPSTSAASDEFKASRGWFEKFRRRSGIHSVIRHGEASSSDKAAAEAYKLDFAEFMKTEGYVPQQVFNCDETGLFWKKMPNRTYITQEEKALPGHKPMKDRLTLLLCANASADLKIKPLLVYHSQTPPAFREQNVNKARLPVMWRANAKTWVTRQLFMEWLHEVFAPTVRKYLSDNQLPKRCLLLMDNPPAHPPALVDDMDAEYDFIKVKFLPPNTTPLLQPMDQQVICNFKKLYTKALFTRCFNVTEETSLTLKEFWKKHFNVVHCINLIDKAWEEVTPRTLNSAWRKLWPECVAEREHDFEGSDAEVVEEIVSMGKSMGLDVDGADVEELVEEHREELTTEELSELHGEQQKALLEEHSTEEEEEREEVSSDAIKSIMQKWNECHDFFEKHHPNITVMNRVLNLMNDNVVSHFQRVMQRRKRQVTLDRFFRQTEPAARRQRREETPEGDPPDVLMEGDSPSKQ; from the exons ATGGCTCCCAAGAAGCATAGTGGAAAAAAGAAAGTGCGGAGCAGCAATGAAGGTGACAAGAAcagaaatgcag gtgacaatgtgcaaagtggaaatacAGGTGACAAGAATGTGCAGCGCAAGCATGGTGGCAAAAAGAAAGTGCAGAGCAGTAGTAAAGGTGACAGCAAGGTTGTGAAGAAAATAACCATTGAGCTGAAGAAGGAAATTATAGAAAAGCATGACCGTGGTATTCGTGTGACTGATCTGGCCTCGGAGTACAAGATGGCAAAGTCAACAATCTCGACTATTCTGAAAAACAAAGCCGCCATCAAAGGAGCTGATGTTGCAAAAGGAGTAACAATGTTAACCAAGCAGAGGACGCAAGTTCTGGAAGAGGTGGAAAAACTTTTGTTGGTGTGGTTGAATGAGAAACAGCTGGCAGGTGATAGCGTTAGTGAAGCTATGATCTGTGAGAAAGCCAGGAAATTGCACAGTGATTTACTGCAAAGAAGCCCCTCTACAAGTGCAGCAAGTGACGAATTTAAAGCCAGTAGGGGGTGGTTTGAAAAATTCCGCAGGAGAAGTGGCATCCACAGTGTGATTAGACATGGTGAGGCTTCCAGTTCTGACAAGGCCGCAGCAGAAGCCTACAAGTTAGACTTTGCGGAATTCATGAAGACAGAAGGATACGTCCCTCAACAAGTGTTCAACTGTGATGAAACAGGgctcttctggaaaaaaatgcCGAACAGAACCTATATCACGCAGGAGGAAAAGGCACTACCAGGGCACAAGCCCATGAAGGACAGATTGACCCTTTTGCTGTGTGCCAACGCAAGTGCCGATCTAAAAATTAAACCACTACTGGTGTACCATTCTCAGACCCCTCCTGCATTTAGGGaacaaaatgtgaacaaggccagaTTGCCCGTCATGTGGAGAGCCAATGCCAAAACTTGGGTCACAAGGCAATTGTTTATGGAATGGCTGCACGAGGTGTTTGCACCCACCGTCAGAAAATATCTTTCTGATAACCAGCTGCCTAAAAGGTGCCTTCTTCTGATGGACAATCCCCCGGCACACCCTCCAGCTTTGGTGGATGATATGGATGCAGAGTATGACTTCATCAAGGTAAAGTTCCTCCCCCCCAACACAACACCACTTCTGCAGCCCATGGACCAGCAAGTCATCTGCAACTTCAAGAAGCTGTACACAAAGGCGCTCTTCACTAGGTGTTTTAATGTCACTGAAGAGACGTCCTTGACTTTGAAGGAATTCTGGAAGAAACATTTCAATGTTGTCCACTGCATTAACCTCATTGACAAAGCCTGGGAAGAGGTCACTCCCCGAACCCTAAATTCAGCCTGGAGGAAACTGTGGCCAGAATGTGTCGCTGAACGTGAACATGACTTTGAAGGGTCTGATGCAGAGGTAGTGGAGGAAATTGTGTCAATGGGCAAGAGTATGGGTCTGGACGTTGATGGTGCTGATGTGGAAGAGCTTGTTGAGGAACATAGGGAGGAGCTGACCACGGAAGAACTTTCTGAACTCCAcggtgagcagcagaaggcactTCTTGAGGAGCATTCCActgaggaagaagaagaaagggaGGAGGTTAGCAGTGATGCCATAAAATCCATTATGCAAAAATGGAATGAGTGCCATGATTTTTTTGAAAAGCACCACCCCAACATAACTGTCATGAACAGAGTGCTAAATCTCATGAATGATAATGTGGTCTCTCATTTCCAGAGGGTTATGCAGCGCAGGAAGAGACAAGTGACATTGGACAGATTTTTCAGACAAACTGAGCCTGCAGCTaggagacaaaggagagaggaaaCCCCTGAAGGAGATCCCCCTGATGTCCTTATGGAGGGGGACTCTCCCTCCAAACAATAA